A genomic window from Rattus norvegicus strain BN/NHsdMcwi chromosome 9, GRCr8, whole genome shotgun sequence includes:
- the Arid5a gene encoding AT-rich interactive domain-containing protein 5A isoform X2: MAPSAKGKAEQSEEGDLQEPPVSPKPQDEQSKSQSPIQLEDSPKAGGEQEEEQAFLVSLYKFMKERHTPIERVPHLGFKQINLWKIYKAVEKLGAYELVTGRRLWKNVYDELGGSPGSTSAATCTRRHYERLVLPYVRHLKGEDDKPLPPTKPRKQYKMAKELRGDDGATEKLKKAKDSEERQADQTTSEKTKSDAPGQTQLPRQGSSRDSTEQLGPVSGSSPPFLGANSCPEAYKRLLASFYCKGAHGIMSPLAKKKLLAQVSKAEALQCQEEGCRHGARSPNKDLQESSQNPRGLAENSEHQLTPPEGLRAPGGSTGVEAQVGPCPTAPTFLGRFHAYPTEVLKPVSQHPRDFFSSLKDRVLLGPPGKEEGLTAKESQLVWGGDANRPSAFHKGSTRKRSFYPKPKACWVSPMAKVPAESPGAPLPHPRSPGLSKKRGLEEEGYTHGGKKLKAVSPFLKEVDARESEGKPAAPGLAVSCLLGPALGPTPPESYRGTMLRCPLNFTSSADPLKGQASLPFSPLVIPTFPAHLLATTGPSPMATSLMHFPPTPYDTVLRNRLGPASSAWHVPPVTTYAAPHFFHLNTKL, from the exons GtggggagcaggaggaagaacaggCCTTCCTGGTCAGCCTCTACAAGTTCATGAAGGAGCGACACACGCCCATCGAGAGGGTGCCCCATCTTGGCTTCAAGCAGA TTAACCTGTGGAAGATCTACAAGGCAGTGGAGAAGCTGGGGGCCTATGAGCTG GTGACAGGCCGCCGCCTCTGGAAGAACGTGTATGATGAACTTGGGGGTAGCCCGGGCAGCACCAGTGCGGCTACATGCACACGCCGCCACTATGAGAG GCTGGTCCTCCCATATGTGCGGCACCTGAAGGGAGAGGACGACAAACCACTGCCCCCTACCAAGCCCAGGAAGCAATACAAGATGGCCAAGGAGCTGAGGGGAGATGATGGGGCCACTGAGAAGCTGAAGAAGGCCAAGGACTCAGAGGAGAGGCAGGCGGACCAG accACATCAGAAAAGACCAAATCAGATGCCCCTGGCCAGACACAGCTTCCCAGACAAGGATCCTCAAGGGATAGCACGGAACAGCTGGGCCCAGTATCTGGGTCTTCTCCACCGTTCCTGGGTGCTAATAGCTGTCCTGAGGCCTACAAGCGGCTTTTGGCGAGCTTCTACTGCAAAGGGGCGCATGGTATCATGTCACCACTGGCCAAAAAGAAACTCCTGGCTCAGGTCAGCAAGGCAGAGGCCTTGCAGTGCCAAGAAGAGGGCTGTCGCCACGGAGCAAGGAGCCCCAACAAGGACCTTCAAGaaagttcccagaacccaagagGGCTGGCTGAGAACTCTGAACACCAACTAACCCCCCCGGAAGGATTGCGGGCCCCTGGTGGCAGCACTGGTGTGGAGGCACAGGTGGGCCCCTGCCCTACAGCCCCCACATTCTTAGGCCGTTTTCATGCGTACCCCACCGAGGTGCTGAAGCCCGTCAGCCAGCACCCCAGGGACTTCTTCTCCAGCCTTAAAGACAGGGTGCTGTTGGGACCACCTGGTAAAGAGGAAGGGCTGACAGCCAAAGAGTCCCAGCTGGTATGGGGTGGGGATGCCAACCGCCCCTCTGCATTCCACAAAGGCAGCACAAGGAAAAGAAGTTTCTATCCCAAGCCCAAAGCCTGCTGGGTGTCCCCCATGGCCAAGGTCCCTGCTGAGAGTCCCGGAGCCCCACTCCCCCATCCCAGGAGCCCAGGTCTTAGCAAGAAGCGCGGCTTGGAAGAAGAGGGATACACTCATGGTGGCAAGAAACTGAAGGCGGTGTCTCCCTTTCTGAAGGAGGTGGATGCCAGGGAGAGTGAGGGCAAGCCTGCAGCCCCTGGCTTGGCTGTATCCTGTCTACTGGGCCCAGCCCTGGGGCCCACTCCTCCAGAGTCCTACAGGGGCACCATGCTGCGGTGTCCTCTGAACTTCACCAGTAGTGCAGACCCTCTGAAGGGCCAGGCCTCACTGCCCTTCAGCCCCCTGGTCATTCCTACTTTCCCAGCCCATCTCCTGGCTACAACAGGCCCCTCGCCTATGGCTACCAGCCTGATGCATTTCCCTCCCACGCCATATGACACTGTCCTTCGCAACAGACTGGGTCCAGCTTCGTCTGCCTGGCACGTGCCCCCCGTCACAACCTATGCGGCACCCCACTTCTTCCACCTCAACACCAAACTGTAG
- the Arid5a gene encoding AT-rich interactive domain-containing protein 5A isoform 2 (isoform 2 is encoded by transcript variant 2), translating into MAAPSAKGKAEQSEEGDLQEPPVSPKPQDEQSKSQSPIQLEDSPKAGGEQEEEQAFLVSLYKFMKERHTPIERVPHLGFKQINLWKIYKAVEKLGAYELVTGRRLWKNVYDELGGSPGSTSAATCTRRHYERLVLPYVRHLKGEDDKPLPPTKPRKQYKMAKELRGDDGATEKLKKAKDSEERQADQTTSEKTKSDAPGQTQLPRQGSSRDSTEQLGPVSGSSPPFLGANSCPEAYKRLLASFYCKGAHGIMSPLAKKKLLAQVSKAEALQCQEEGCRHGARSPNKDLQESSQNPRGLAENSEHQLTPPEGLRAPGGSTGVEAQVGPCPTAPTFLGRFHAYPTEVLKPVSQHPRDFFSSLKDRVLLGPPGKEEGLTAKESQLVWGGDANRPSAFHKGSTRKRSFYPKPKACWVSPMAKVPAESPGAPLPHPRSPGLSKKRGLEEEGYTHGGKKLKAVSPFLKEVDARESEGKPAAPGLAVSCLLGPALGPTPPESYRGTMLRCPLNFTSSADPLKGQASLPFSPLVIPTFPAHLLATTGPSPMATSLMHFPPTPYDTVLRNRLGPASSAWHVPPVTTYAAPHFFHLNTKL; encoded by the exons GtggggagcaggaggaagaacaggCCTTCCTGGTCAGCCTCTACAAGTTCATGAAGGAGCGACACACGCCCATCGAGAGGGTGCCCCATCTTGGCTTCAAGCAGA TTAACCTGTGGAAGATCTACAAGGCAGTGGAGAAGCTGGGGGCCTATGAGCTG GTGACAGGCCGCCGCCTCTGGAAGAACGTGTATGATGAACTTGGGGGTAGCCCGGGCAGCACCAGTGCGGCTACATGCACACGCCGCCACTATGAGAG GCTGGTCCTCCCATATGTGCGGCACCTGAAGGGAGAGGACGACAAACCACTGCCCCCTACCAAGCCCAGGAAGCAATACAAGATGGCCAAGGAGCTGAGGGGAGATGATGGGGCCACTGAGAAGCTGAAGAAGGCCAAGGACTCAGAGGAGAGGCAGGCGGACCAG accACATCAGAAAAGACCAAATCAGATGCCCCTGGCCAGACACAGCTTCCCAGACAAGGATCCTCAAGGGATAGCACGGAACAGCTGGGCCCAGTATCTGGGTCTTCTCCACCGTTCCTGGGTGCTAATAGCTGTCCTGAGGCCTACAAGCGGCTTTTGGCGAGCTTCTACTGCAAAGGGGCGCATGGTATCATGTCACCACTGGCCAAAAAGAAACTCCTGGCTCAGGTCAGCAAGGCAGAGGCCTTGCAGTGCCAAGAAGAGGGCTGTCGCCACGGAGCAAGGAGCCCCAACAAGGACCTTCAAGaaagttcccagaacccaagagGGCTGGCTGAGAACTCTGAACACCAACTAACCCCCCCGGAAGGATTGCGGGCCCCTGGTGGCAGCACTGGTGTGGAGGCACAGGTGGGCCCCTGCCCTACAGCCCCCACATTCTTAGGCCGTTTTCATGCGTACCCCACCGAGGTGCTGAAGCCCGTCAGCCAGCACCCCAGGGACTTCTTCTCCAGCCTTAAAGACAGGGTGCTGTTGGGACCACCTGGTAAAGAGGAAGGGCTGACAGCCAAAGAGTCCCAGCTGGTATGGGGTGGGGATGCCAACCGCCCCTCTGCATTCCACAAAGGCAGCACAAGGAAAAGAAGTTTCTATCCCAAGCCCAAAGCCTGCTGGGTGTCCCCCATGGCCAAGGTCCCTGCTGAGAGTCCCGGAGCCCCACTCCCCCATCCCAGGAGCCCAGGTCTTAGCAAGAAGCGCGGCTTGGAAGAAGAGGGATACACTCATGGTGGCAAGAAACTGAAGGCGGTGTCTCCCTTTCTGAAGGAGGTGGATGCCAGGGAGAGTGAGGGCAAGCCTGCAGCCCCTGGCTTGGCTGTATCCTGTCTACTGGGCCCAGCCCTGGGGCCCACTCCTCCAGAGTCCTACAGGGGCACCATGCTGCGGTGTCCTCTGAACTTCACCAGTAGTGCAGACCCTCTGAAGGGCCAGGCCTCACTGCCCTTCAGCCCCCTGGTCATTCCTACTTTCCCAGCCCATCTCCTGGCTACAACAGGCCCCTCGCCTATGGCTACCAGCCTGATGCATTTCCCTCCCACGCCATATGACACTGTCCTTCGCAACAGACTGGGTCCAGCTTCGTCTGCCTGGCACGTGCCCCCCGTCACAACCTATGCGGCACCCCACTTCTTCCACCTCAACACCAAACTGTAG
- the Arid5a gene encoding AT-rich interactive domain-containing protein 5A isoform X1, which yields MAAPSAKGKAEQSEEGDLQEPPVSPKPQDEQSKSQSPIQLEDSPKAGGEQEEEQAFLVSLYKFMKERHTPIERVPHLGFKQINLWKIYKAVEKLGAYELVTGRRLWKNVYDELGGSPGSTSAATCTRRHYERVGICSKTRKEQKALKTAGEPEGLWGRPPEASCDEQQLSFWWWTHWLLPRLVLPYVRHLKGEDDKPLPPTKPRKQYKMAKELRGDDGATEKLKKAKDSEERQADQTTSEKTKSDAPGQTQLPRQGSSRDSTEQLGPVSGSSPPFLGANSCPEAYKRLLASFYCKGAHGIMSPLAKKKLLAQVSKAEALQCQEEGCRHGARSPNKDLQESSQNPRGLAENSEHQLTPPEGLRAPGGSTGVEAQVGPCPTAPTFLGRFHAYPTEVLKPVSQHPRDFFSSLKDRVLLGPPGKEEGLTAKESQLVWGGDANRPSAFHKGSTRKRSFYPKPKACWVSPMAKVPAESPGAPLPHPRSPGLSKKRGLEEEGYTHGGKKLKAVSPFLKEVDARESEGKPAAPGLAVSCLLGPALGPTPPESYRGTMLRCPLNFTSSADPLKGQASLPFSPLVIPTFPAHLLATTGPSPMATSLMHFPPTPYDTVLRNRLGPASSAWHVPPVTTYAAPHFFHLNTKL from the exons GtggggagcaggaggaagaacaggCCTTCCTGGTCAGCCTCTACAAGTTCATGAAGGAGCGACACACGCCCATCGAGAGGGTGCCCCATCTTGGCTTCAAGCAGA TTAACCTGTGGAAGATCTACAAGGCAGTGGAGAAGCTGGGGGCCTATGAGCTG GTGACAGGCCGCCGCCTCTGGAAGAACGTGTATGATGAACTTGGGGGTAGCCCGGGCAGCACCAGTGCGGCTACATGCACACGCCGCCACTATGAGAG GGTTGGGATCTGCAGCAAGACAAGGAAGGAGCAGAAGGCTTTGAAGACAGCAGGGGAGCCAGAGGGGCTATGGGGACGCCCACCAGAGGCCAGCTGCGATGAGCAGCAGCTAAGCTTCTGGTGGTGGACACACTGGCTCCTCCCCAGGCTGGTCCTCCCATATGTGCGGCACCTGAAGGGAGAGGACGACAAACCACTGCCCCCTACCAAGCCCAGGAAGCAATACAAGATGGCCAAGGAGCTGAGGGGAGATGATGGGGCCACTGAGAAGCTGAAGAAGGCCAAGGACTCAGAGGAGAGGCAGGCGGACCAG accACATCAGAAAAGACCAAATCAGATGCCCCTGGCCAGACACAGCTTCCCAGACAAGGATCCTCAAGGGATAGCACGGAACAGCTGGGCCCAGTATCTGGGTCTTCTCCACCGTTCCTGGGTGCTAATAGCTGTCCTGAGGCCTACAAGCGGCTTTTGGCGAGCTTCTACTGCAAAGGGGCGCATGGTATCATGTCACCACTGGCCAAAAAGAAACTCCTGGCTCAGGTCAGCAAGGCAGAGGCCTTGCAGTGCCAAGAAGAGGGCTGTCGCCACGGAGCAAGGAGCCCCAACAAGGACCTTCAAGaaagttcccagaacccaagagGGCTGGCTGAGAACTCTGAACACCAACTAACCCCCCCGGAAGGATTGCGGGCCCCTGGTGGCAGCACTGGTGTGGAGGCACAGGTGGGCCCCTGCCCTACAGCCCCCACATTCTTAGGCCGTTTTCATGCGTACCCCACCGAGGTGCTGAAGCCCGTCAGCCAGCACCCCAGGGACTTCTTCTCCAGCCTTAAAGACAGGGTGCTGTTGGGACCACCTGGTAAAGAGGAAGGGCTGACAGCCAAAGAGTCCCAGCTGGTATGGGGTGGGGATGCCAACCGCCCCTCTGCATTCCACAAAGGCAGCACAAGGAAAAGAAGTTTCTATCCCAAGCCCAAAGCCTGCTGGGTGTCCCCCATGGCCAAGGTCCCTGCTGAGAGTCCCGGAGCCCCACTCCCCCATCCCAGGAGCCCAGGTCTTAGCAAGAAGCGCGGCTTGGAAGAAGAGGGATACACTCATGGTGGCAAGAAACTGAAGGCGGTGTCTCCCTTTCTGAAGGAGGTGGATGCCAGGGAGAGTGAGGGCAAGCCTGCAGCCCCTGGCTTGGCTGTATCCTGTCTACTGGGCCCAGCCCTGGGGCCCACTCCTCCAGAGTCCTACAGGGGCACCATGCTGCGGTGTCCTCTGAACTTCACCAGTAGTGCAGACCCTCTGAAGGGCCAGGCCTCACTGCCCTTCAGCCCCCTGGTCATTCCTACTTTCCCAGCCCATCTCCTGGCTACAACAGGCCCCTCGCCTATGGCTACCAGCCTGATGCATTTCCCTCCCACGCCATATGACACTGTCCTTCGCAACAGACTGGGTCCAGCTTCGTCTGCCTGGCACGTGCCCCCCGTCACAACCTATGCGGCACCCCACTTCTTCCACCTCAACACCAAACTGTAG
- the Arid5a gene encoding AT-rich interactive domain-containing protein 5A isoform X4 yields MKERHTPIERVPHLGFKQINLWKIYKAVEKLGAYELVTGRRLWKNVYDELGGSPGSTSAATCTRRHYERLVLPYVRHLKGEDDKPLPPTKPRKQYKMAKELRGDDGATEKLKKAKDSEERQADQTTSEKTKSDAPGQTQLPRQGSSRDSTEQLGPVSGSSPPFLGANSCPEAYKRLLASFYCKGAHGIMSPLAKKKLLAQVSKAEALQCQEEGCRHGARSPNKDLQESSQNPRGLAENSEHQLTPPEGLRAPGGSTGVEAQVGPCPTAPTFLGRFHAYPTEVLKPVSQHPRDFFSSLKDRVLLGPPGKEEGLTAKESQLVWGGDANRPSAFHKGSTRKRSFYPKPKACWVSPMAKVPAESPGAPLPHPRSPGLSKKRGLEEEGYTHGGKKLKAVSPFLKEVDARESEGKPAAPGLAVSCLLGPALGPTPPESYRGTMLRCPLNFTSSADPLKGQASLPFSPLVIPTFPAHLLATTGPSPMATSLMHFPPTPYDTVLRNRLGPASSAWHVPPVTTYAAPHFFHLNTKL; encoded by the exons ATGAAGGAGCGACACACGCCCATCGAGAGGGTGCCCCATCTTGGCTTCAAGCAGA TTAACCTGTGGAAGATCTACAAGGCAGTGGAGAAGCTGGGGGCCTATGAGCTG GTGACAGGCCGCCGCCTCTGGAAGAACGTGTATGATGAACTTGGGGGTAGCCCGGGCAGCACCAGTGCGGCTACATGCACACGCCGCCACTATGAGAG GCTGGTCCTCCCATATGTGCGGCACCTGAAGGGAGAGGACGACAAACCACTGCCCCCTACCAAGCCCAGGAAGCAATACAAGATGGCCAAGGAGCTGAGGGGAGATGATGGGGCCACTGAGAAGCTGAAGAAGGCCAAGGACTCAGAGGAGAGGCAGGCGGACCAG accACATCAGAAAAGACCAAATCAGATGCCCCTGGCCAGACACAGCTTCCCAGACAAGGATCCTCAAGGGATAGCACGGAACAGCTGGGCCCAGTATCTGGGTCTTCTCCACCGTTCCTGGGTGCTAATAGCTGTCCTGAGGCCTACAAGCGGCTTTTGGCGAGCTTCTACTGCAAAGGGGCGCATGGTATCATGTCACCACTGGCCAAAAAGAAACTCCTGGCTCAGGTCAGCAAGGCAGAGGCCTTGCAGTGCCAAGAAGAGGGCTGTCGCCACGGAGCAAGGAGCCCCAACAAGGACCTTCAAGaaagttcccagaacccaagagGGCTGGCTGAGAACTCTGAACACCAACTAACCCCCCCGGAAGGATTGCGGGCCCCTGGTGGCAGCACTGGTGTGGAGGCACAGGTGGGCCCCTGCCCTACAGCCCCCACATTCTTAGGCCGTTTTCATGCGTACCCCACCGAGGTGCTGAAGCCCGTCAGCCAGCACCCCAGGGACTTCTTCTCCAGCCTTAAAGACAGGGTGCTGTTGGGACCACCTGGTAAAGAGGAAGGGCTGACAGCCAAAGAGTCCCAGCTGGTATGGGGTGGGGATGCCAACCGCCCCTCTGCATTCCACAAAGGCAGCACAAGGAAAAGAAGTTTCTATCCCAAGCCCAAAGCCTGCTGGGTGTCCCCCATGGCCAAGGTCCCTGCTGAGAGTCCCGGAGCCCCACTCCCCCATCCCAGGAGCCCAGGTCTTAGCAAGAAGCGCGGCTTGGAAGAAGAGGGATACACTCATGGTGGCAAGAAACTGAAGGCGGTGTCTCCCTTTCTGAAGGAGGTGGATGCCAGGGAGAGTGAGGGCAAGCCTGCAGCCCCTGGCTTGGCTGTATCCTGTCTACTGGGCCCAGCCCTGGGGCCCACTCCTCCAGAGTCCTACAGGGGCACCATGCTGCGGTGTCCTCTGAACTTCACCAGTAGTGCAGACCCTCTGAAGGGCCAGGCCTCACTGCCCTTCAGCCCCCTGGTCATTCCTACTTTCCCAGCCCATCTCCTGGCTACAACAGGCCCCTCGCCTATGGCTACCAGCCTGATGCATTTCCCTCCCACGCCATATGACACTGTCCTTCGCAACAGACTGGGTCCAGCTTCGTCTGCCTGGCACGTGCCCCCCGTCACAACCTATGCGGCACCCCACTTCTTCCACCTCAACACCAAACTGTAG
- the Arid5a gene encoding AT-rich interactive domain-containing protein 5A isoform X3 yields the protein MAAPSAKGKAEQSEEGDLQEPPVSPKPQDEQSKSQSPIQLEVTGRRLWKNVYDELGGSPGSTSAATCTRRHYERLVLPYVRHLKGEDDKPLPPTKPRKQYKMAKELRGDDGATEKLKKAKDSEERQADQTTSEKTKSDAPGQTQLPRQGSSRDSTEQLGPVSGSSPPFLGANSCPEAYKRLLASFYCKGAHGIMSPLAKKKLLAQVSKAEALQCQEEGCRHGARSPNKDLQESSQNPRGLAENSEHQLTPPEGLRAPGGSTGVEAQVGPCPTAPTFLGRFHAYPTEVLKPVSQHPRDFFSSLKDRVLLGPPGKEEGLTAKESQLVWGGDANRPSAFHKGSTRKRSFYPKPKACWVSPMAKVPAESPGAPLPHPRSPGLSKKRGLEEEGYTHGGKKLKAVSPFLKEVDARESEGKPAAPGLAVSCLLGPALGPTPPESYRGTMLRCPLNFTSSADPLKGQASLPFSPLVIPTFPAHLLATTGPSPMATSLMHFPPTPYDTVLRNRLGPASSAWHVPPVTTYAAPHFFHLNTKL from the exons GTGACAGGCCGCCGCCTCTGGAAGAACGTGTATGATGAACTTGGGGGTAGCCCGGGCAGCACCAGTGCGGCTACATGCACACGCCGCCACTATGAGAG GCTGGTCCTCCCATATGTGCGGCACCTGAAGGGAGAGGACGACAAACCACTGCCCCCTACCAAGCCCAGGAAGCAATACAAGATGGCCAAGGAGCTGAGGGGAGATGATGGGGCCACTGAGAAGCTGAAGAAGGCCAAGGACTCAGAGGAGAGGCAGGCGGACCAG accACATCAGAAAAGACCAAATCAGATGCCCCTGGCCAGACACAGCTTCCCAGACAAGGATCCTCAAGGGATAGCACGGAACAGCTGGGCCCAGTATCTGGGTCTTCTCCACCGTTCCTGGGTGCTAATAGCTGTCCTGAGGCCTACAAGCGGCTTTTGGCGAGCTTCTACTGCAAAGGGGCGCATGGTATCATGTCACCACTGGCCAAAAAGAAACTCCTGGCTCAGGTCAGCAAGGCAGAGGCCTTGCAGTGCCAAGAAGAGGGCTGTCGCCACGGAGCAAGGAGCCCCAACAAGGACCTTCAAGaaagttcccagaacccaagagGGCTGGCTGAGAACTCTGAACACCAACTAACCCCCCCGGAAGGATTGCGGGCCCCTGGTGGCAGCACTGGTGTGGAGGCACAGGTGGGCCCCTGCCCTACAGCCCCCACATTCTTAGGCCGTTTTCATGCGTACCCCACCGAGGTGCTGAAGCCCGTCAGCCAGCACCCCAGGGACTTCTTCTCCAGCCTTAAAGACAGGGTGCTGTTGGGACCACCTGGTAAAGAGGAAGGGCTGACAGCCAAAGAGTCCCAGCTGGTATGGGGTGGGGATGCCAACCGCCCCTCTGCATTCCACAAAGGCAGCACAAGGAAAAGAAGTTTCTATCCCAAGCCCAAAGCCTGCTGGGTGTCCCCCATGGCCAAGGTCCCTGCTGAGAGTCCCGGAGCCCCACTCCCCCATCCCAGGAGCCCAGGTCTTAGCAAGAAGCGCGGCTTGGAAGAAGAGGGATACACTCATGGTGGCAAGAAACTGAAGGCGGTGTCTCCCTTTCTGAAGGAGGTGGATGCCAGGGAGAGTGAGGGCAAGCCTGCAGCCCCTGGCTTGGCTGTATCCTGTCTACTGGGCCCAGCCCTGGGGCCCACTCCTCCAGAGTCCTACAGGGGCACCATGCTGCGGTGTCCTCTGAACTTCACCAGTAGTGCAGACCCTCTGAAGGGCCAGGCCTCACTGCCCTTCAGCCCCCTGGTCATTCCTACTTTCCCAGCCCATCTCCTGGCTACAACAGGCCCCTCGCCTATGGCTACCAGCCTGATGCATTTCCCTCCCACGCCATATGACACTGTCCTTCGCAACAGACTGGGTCCAGCTTCGTCTGCCTGGCACGTGCCCCCCGTCACAACCTATGCGGCACCCCACTTCTTCCACCTCAACACCAAACTGTAG
- the Arid5a gene encoding AT-rich interactive domain-containing protein 5A isoform 1 (isoform 1 is encoded by transcript variant 1), with amino-acid sequence MAKELRGDDGATEKLKKAKDSEERQADQTTSEKTKSDAPGQTQLPRQGSSRDSTEQLGPVSGSSPPFLGANSCPEAYKRLLASFYCKGAHGIMSPLAKKKLLAQVSKAEALQCQEEGCRHGARSPNKDLQESSQNPRGLAENSEHQLTPPEGLRAPGGSTGVEAQVGPCPTAPTFLGRFHAYPTEVLKPVSQHPRDFFSSLKDRVLLGPPGKEEGLTAKESQLVWGGDANRPSAFHKGSTRKRSFYPKPKACWVSPMAKVPAESPGAPLPHPRSPGLSKKRGLEEEGYTHGGKKLKAVSPFLKEVDARESEGKPAAPGLAVSCLLGPALGPTPPESYRGTMLRCPLNFTSSADPLKGQASLPFSPLVIPTFPAHLLATTGPSPMATSLMHFPPTPYDTVLRNRLGPASSAWHVPPVTTYAAPHFFHLNTKL; translated from the exons ATGGCCAAGGAGCTGAGGGGAGATGATGGGGCCACTGAGAAGCTGAAGAAGGCCAAGGACTCAGAGGAGAGGCAGGCGGACCAG accACATCAGAAAAGACCAAATCAGATGCCCCTGGCCAGACACAGCTTCCCAGACAAGGATCCTCAAGGGATAGCACGGAACAGCTGGGCCCAGTATCTGGGTCTTCTCCACCGTTCCTGGGTGCTAATAGCTGTCCTGAGGCCTACAAGCGGCTTTTGGCGAGCTTCTACTGCAAAGGGGCGCATGGTATCATGTCACCACTGGCCAAAAAGAAACTCCTGGCTCAGGTCAGCAAGGCAGAGGCCTTGCAGTGCCAAGAAGAGGGCTGTCGCCACGGAGCAAGGAGCCCCAACAAGGACCTTCAAGaaagttcccagaacccaagagGGCTGGCTGAGAACTCTGAACACCAACTAACCCCCCCGGAAGGATTGCGGGCCCCTGGTGGCAGCACTGGTGTGGAGGCACAGGTGGGCCCCTGCCCTACAGCCCCCACATTCTTAGGCCGTTTTCATGCGTACCCCACCGAGGTGCTGAAGCCCGTCAGCCAGCACCCCAGGGACTTCTTCTCCAGCCTTAAAGACAGGGTGCTGTTGGGACCACCTGGTAAAGAGGAAGGGCTGACAGCCAAAGAGTCCCAGCTGGTATGGGGTGGGGATGCCAACCGCCCCTCTGCATTCCACAAAGGCAGCACAAGGAAAAGAAGTTTCTATCCCAAGCCCAAAGCCTGCTGGGTGTCCCCCATGGCCAAGGTCCCTGCTGAGAGTCCCGGAGCCCCACTCCCCCATCCCAGGAGCCCAGGTCTTAGCAAGAAGCGCGGCTTGGAAGAAGAGGGATACACTCATGGTGGCAAGAAACTGAAGGCGGTGTCTCCCTTTCTGAAGGAGGTGGATGCCAGGGAGAGTGAGGGCAAGCCTGCAGCCCCTGGCTTGGCTGTATCCTGTCTACTGGGCCCAGCCCTGGGGCCCACTCCTCCAGAGTCCTACAGGGGCACCATGCTGCGGTGTCCTCTGAACTTCACCAGTAGTGCAGACCCTCTGAAGGGCCAGGCCTCACTGCCCTTCAGCCCCCTGGTCATTCCTACTTTCCCAGCCCATCTCCTGGCTACAACAGGCCCCTCGCCTATGGCTACCAGCCTGATGCATTTCCCTCCCACGCCATATGACACTGTCCTTCGCAACAGACTGGGTCCAGCTTCGTCTGCCTGGCACGTGCCCCCCGTCACAACCTATGCGGCACCCCACTTCTTCCACCTCAACACCAAACTGTAG